A region of Rhinoraja longicauda isolate Sanriku21f chromosome 1, sRhiLon1.1, whole genome shotgun sequence DNA encodes the following proteins:
- the lap3 gene encoding cytosol aminopeptidase isoform X1: protein MALAGGGRAALCSLLRTGSAWNSIRSCRYTSGSKGLVLGVYEGGKEDETIQFTKAGELFDSSIAGKLKELLTISGPALKKGRSRLFYGLHQDFPHIVVVGLGDKNAGINSLEQYDEGKENIRAAIAVGCRQLQDVEVPHVEVDLCGDAHCAAEGSVLGLFEYNELKKKKKTAVTVKPYGSLENEAWQRGVMYAEGQNLARHLMEAPANYLTPTSFAEIIQQALHSTGDKVEVHIRPKSWIEEQQMGAFLSVAKGSDEEPVFLEIHYNGSTLSSESPLVFVGKGVTFDSGGISIKPASGMDAMRADMGGAATVCSAITTAASLKLPLNIIGLAPLCENMVNGRANKPGDVVRAKNGKTIQVDNTDAEGRLILADALCYAHNFNPKAIVNAATLTGAMDVALGSAATGVFTNSDWLWEHLREASIVTGDRVWRMPLFQHYTRQVTESQLADLNNIGKYSRSGGACTAAAFLREFVTVPHWAHLDIAGVMSNKDEVPYLRKGMAGRPTRTLVEFAVSLSQETQK, encoded by the exons ATGGCCCTCGCTGGGGGAGGTCGGGCGGCGCTCTGCTCCCTCCTCAGGACGGGCTCGGCCTGGAACTCGATCCGTTCCTGCCGCTACACCAGCGGCTCCAAG GGTCTGGTGCTTGGTGTAtatgagggagggaaagaggatgAAACCATTCAGTTCACAAAAGCAGGAGAATTATTTGACAGTTCTATAGCTGGAAAGCTTAAGGAACTTCTGACCAT ATCTGGTCCTGCTCTTAAAAAAGGAAGAAGCCGCCTATTTTATGGACTGCATCAG GATTTTCCCCACATTGTAGTTGTTGGTCTTggtgacaaaaatgctggaattaatAGTTTGGAACAATACGACGAAGGCAAAGAAAACATTCGAGCTGCCATAGCAG TTGGATGCAGGCAGTTACAAGACGTCGAGGTTCCTCATGTGGAAGTTGATCTGTGCGGGGATGCCCATTGTgcagcagaagggtctgttttggGTTTATTTGAGTATAATGagctgaagaagaagaagaaaacagCAGTCACCGTGAAGCCATATGGAAG TTTGGAAAATGAAGCATGGCAGAGAGGAGTTATGTATGCAGAAGGACAGAATTTGGCTCGGCATTTGATGGAAGCACCGGCTAATTATTTAACTCCAACTAGTTTTGCAGAGATCATTCAACAAGCACTACATTCAACAGGTGATAAAGTTGAAGTGCATATAAG GCCCAAATCCTGGATCGAGGAGCAACAGATGGGAGCTTTCCTTAGTGTAGCCAAAGGCTCAGATGAAGAGCCAGTATTTTTAGAGATTCACTATAATGGTTCTACACTCTCCAGTGAATCACCATTAGTTTTTGTCGGAAAAGGTGTTACGTTTGACAG TGGTGGAATTTCAATTAAACCTGCCTCGGGGATGGATGCAATGAGAGCCGACATGGGAGGAGCAGCAACTGTCTGTTCTGCCATAACGACTGCAGCATCTTTAAAACTTCCCCTTAATATCATAG GTCTGGCTCCTTTGTGTGAGAATATGGTGAATGGCAGAGCAAATAAACCTGGTGATGTGGTCAGAGCTAAAAATGGCAAAACTATACAG gtggataaCACTGATGCTGAGGGTCGTTTGATACTGGCTGATGCCCTATGCTATGCACACAACTTTAACCCCAAAGCAATTGTAAATGCTGCAACCTTAACAG GTGCTATGGATGTTGCCTTGGGATCAGCAGCTACTGGAGTTTTCACCAACTCTGACTGGTTATGGGAACATCTCAGAGAA GCTAGCATCGTAACTGGAGATCGTGTTTGGAGGATGCCCCTTTTCCAACATTATACCAGACAAGTCACAGAATCACAACTAGCCGACCTGAATAACATTGGCAAATACAG CAGGTCTGGCGGAGCATGTACAGCTGCAGCATTCCTTCGAGAGTTTGTTACAGTACCTCACTGGGCTCACCTCGACATAGCTGGCGTAATGTCAAACAAAGATGAAGTTCCTTATCTGCGGAAAGGAATGGCAGGAAGACCCACGCGGACGTTGGTAGAATTTGCAGTCTCCTTGAGCCAAGAAACTCAGAAATAA
- the lap3 gene encoding cytosol aminopeptidase isoform X2 codes for MALAGGGRAALCSLLRTGSAWNSIRSCRYTSGSKGLVLGVYEGGKEDETIQFTKAGELFDSSIAGKLKELLTISGPALKKGRSRLFYGLHQDFPHIVVVGLGDKNAGINSLEQYDEGKENIRAAIAVGCRQLQDVEVPHVEVDLCGDAHCAAEGSVLGLFEYNELKKKKKTAVTVKPYGSLENEAWQRGVMYAEGQNLARHLMEAPANYLTPTSFAEIIQQALHSTGDKVEVHIRPKSWIEEQQMGAFLSVAKGSDEEPVFLEIHYNGSTLSSESPLVFVGKGVTFDSGGISIKPASGMDAMRADMGGAATVCSAITTAASLKLPLNIIGLAPLCENMVNGRANKPGDVVRAKNGKTIQVDNTDAEGRLILADALCYAHNFNPKAIVNAATLTGAMDVALGSAATGVFTNSDWLWEHLREASIVTGDRVWRMPLFQHYTRQVTESQLADLNNIGKYRSGGACTAAAFLREFVTVPHWAHLDIAGVMSNKDEVPYLRKGMAGRPTRTLVEFAVSLSQETQK; via the exons ATGGCCCTCGCTGGGGGAGGTCGGGCGGCGCTCTGCTCCCTCCTCAGGACGGGCTCGGCCTGGAACTCGATCCGTTCCTGCCGCTACACCAGCGGCTCCAAG GGTCTGGTGCTTGGTGTAtatgagggagggaaagaggatgAAACCATTCAGTTCACAAAAGCAGGAGAATTATTTGACAGTTCTATAGCTGGAAAGCTTAAGGAACTTCTGACCAT ATCTGGTCCTGCTCTTAAAAAAGGAAGAAGCCGCCTATTTTATGGACTGCATCAG GATTTTCCCCACATTGTAGTTGTTGGTCTTggtgacaaaaatgctggaattaatAGTTTGGAACAATACGACGAAGGCAAAGAAAACATTCGAGCTGCCATAGCAG TTGGATGCAGGCAGTTACAAGACGTCGAGGTTCCTCATGTGGAAGTTGATCTGTGCGGGGATGCCCATTGTgcagcagaagggtctgttttggGTTTATTTGAGTATAATGagctgaagaagaagaagaaaacagCAGTCACCGTGAAGCCATATGGAAG TTTGGAAAATGAAGCATGGCAGAGAGGAGTTATGTATGCAGAAGGACAGAATTTGGCTCGGCATTTGATGGAAGCACCGGCTAATTATTTAACTCCAACTAGTTTTGCAGAGATCATTCAACAAGCACTACATTCAACAGGTGATAAAGTTGAAGTGCATATAAG GCCCAAATCCTGGATCGAGGAGCAACAGATGGGAGCTTTCCTTAGTGTAGCCAAAGGCTCAGATGAAGAGCCAGTATTTTTAGAGATTCACTATAATGGTTCTACACTCTCCAGTGAATCACCATTAGTTTTTGTCGGAAAAGGTGTTACGTTTGACAG TGGTGGAATTTCAATTAAACCTGCCTCGGGGATGGATGCAATGAGAGCCGACATGGGAGGAGCAGCAACTGTCTGTTCTGCCATAACGACTGCAGCATCTTTAAAACTTCCCCTTAATATCATAG GTCTGGCTCCTTTGTGTGAGAATATGGTGAATGGCAGAGCAAATAAACCTGGTGATGTGGTCAGAGCTAAAAATGGCAAAACTATACAG gtggataaCACTGATGCTGAGGGTCGTTTGATACTGGCTGATGCCCTATGCTATGCACACAACTTTAACCCCAAAGCAATTGTAAATGCTGCAACCTTAACAG GTGCTATGGATGTTGCCTTGGGATCAGCAGCTACTGGAGTTTTCACCAACTCTGACTGGTTATGGGAACATCTCAGAGAA GCTAGCATCGTAACTGGAGATCGTGTTTGGAGGATGCCCCTTTTCCAACATTATACCAGACAAGTCACAGAATCACAACTAGCCGACCTGAATAACATTGGCAAATACAG GTCTGGCGGAGCATGTACAGCTGCAGCATTCCTTCGAGAGTTTGTTACAGTACCTCACTGGGCTCACCTCGACATAGCTGGCGTAATGTCAAACAAAGATGAAGTTCCTTATCTGCGGAAAGGAATGGCAGGAAGACCCACGCGGACGTTGGTAGAATTTGCAGTCTCCTTGAGCCAAGAAACTCAGAAATAA